One genomic window of Eleginops maclovinus isolate JMC-PN-2008 ecotype Puerto Natales chromosome 12, JC_Emac_rtc_rv5, whole genome shotgun sequence includes the following:
- the unm_hu7912 gene encoding apical junction component 1 homolog translates to MTRTHPPDILASTLYQDFSNPITNQNISLHSSQQCDLKMIDKPEIINKRHCRSFDFIESLDDPQSLSSSMEYPYKRTEDQTLNKDLMWNGIDQPGYLRFSSPDLFNTRQFQQQTSQDKTSNLTCLDSKKKTRSRSAPRIKSTLTPVPISVSPPGNRKGRDVSQAASDTLRTSETHRESYSSNKAFLNEVHPIKLQPQSPLYVSDCFDENKPDKPAITPHVRCRVDIKPDAAVLQHTSRQIPNARTDHPWQRYSQASSSRGLYVPRQIVSSPTPTPSECYSGDFRQGYHYTTSMSPISYQHLDMQRMPSPTAPYLSQEQRAYSNPNIPTKFFYTEDPVRYPVHPYSRAYFQDDRSSLTSHGSTMTSQYDPRTRWVHTLPVRSYFTENFSNREPAHSVYSRPYSTSEAGSYFSQTPLSRSYYGEDSRFNPYHMSNSRLFYSKPCSPEEQYYPSRPYHTEGRRRPRMSQAFSDDWYRSSISGYSNQSSQLTPPRVRQDPSIPPWFTNSCLETNKLGAEVRNHSKSWDNILYPRHEREQSVPRGRSYENLFHQAKQAASFDVTSQPVILNLSSSPRRYAALSLSESSLERGSSNPWRNTKSGHWFVTPEITITDNDISAGNRKRRDVHTVSWDMLDGEKKPSQRVLPPQQPQNTPDITKERKHNNFSLQQSLEQLDELLADLVIDYKPPTSRRSSVDLLDQLKQLITEDDDKDRESSGIENYNTQLPSSKSSPDTIKDPDSGCDAFQRSAEECSPDHSTDEDDTMVCANKKCNRVESMFNACLYFKSCHSCYTFYCSRNCRRDDWESHKETCLYGRVTSVCRHSLKFCRENSEIHKAFSRVAKAGYLSRGRGVLFLGFANPETADNFLQVGLESLLMSPTYLSLRELDGFKDNLGEYCKELQQAGNEYDPNECFLLNVSVAVGELVPNRPSPRVQAPTVRKYAKVSLASSSPDKKVLRKDSEMETLILTPPPGTPDIDKEGEKGRKAREVCFVNIQRELRTRGVFLRHEYPKIYNQLCEFVESNKRFTPTTIYPIDRRTGKQFMCMIMAASEPRTLDWVGTPHLLDDII, encoded by the coding sequence ATGACAAGAACACATCCCCCTGATATACTGGCATCGACTCTATATCAGGACTTCTCTAATCCCATCACCAACCAGAACATTTCTCTCCACTCTTCCCAGCAATGTGACTTGAAGATGATCGACAAACCAGAAATCATTAACAAAAGACACTGCCGCAGCTTTGACTTCATTGAGTCACTGGATGACCCACAGTCTCTCTCTTCATCAATGGAGTACCCTTACAAGAGGACTGAGGATCAGACATTAAATAAAGATCTAATGTGGAATGGAATAGATCAACCGGGATACCTTCGCTTTTCGTCTCCTGATCTGTTCAACACCAGGCAGTTCCAGCAGCAAACCAGCCAGGACAAAACAAGcaaccttacatgtttggactctaaaaagaaaacaagatctAGAAGTGCTCCTAGAATTAAGTCCACCCTCACTCCTGTGCCCATCTCAGTTTCTCCTCCAGGAAACAGGAAGGGGAGGGATGTGTCCCAAGCTGCTTCAGATACCTTGAGGACTTCTGAAACACATCGAGAATCCTACTCTTCAAATAAGGCTTTTTTGAATGAGGTGCACCCTATCAAACTGCAGCCTCAGTCTCCTCTTTATGTCTCAGACTGTTTTGATGAGAATAAACCAGATAAACCAGCTATAACCCCTCATGTCAGGTGCCGTGTGGACATTAAACCGGATGCTGCTGTACTGCAGCATACATCTAGGCAGATTCCCAATGCACGGACTGATCATCCTTGGCAGAGATACTCCCAGGCCAGTAGCAGTAGAGGTTTGTATGTTCCTCGACAGATTGTCTCCTCTCCAACGCCCACTCCTAGCGAATGCTACAGTGGAGATTTTAGACAAGGATACCACTATACCACCAGTATGTCTCCCATCTCATACCAGCATCTAGACATGCAAAGAATGCCTTCACCAACAGCACCATATCTCAGTCAGGAACAAAGAGCTTACTCAAATCCTAATATACCGACTAAGTTCTTCTATACAGAGGACCCTGTTCGTTATCCTGTCCATCCCTACTCTAGAGCATACTTTCAGGATGACCGGTCCAGTCTAACCAGCCATGGTAGTACAATGACTAGCCAGTATGATCCAAGGACTCGATGGGTGCACACCCTTCCTGTCAGGTCCTATTTCACAGAAAACTTTTCTAACAGAGAGCCAGCACACTCTGTATATAGTAGGCCTTACTCCACAAGTGAGGCAGGATCATACTTTTCTCAAACTCCACTGTCTAGATCTTACTATGGAGAGGACAGCCGGTTCAATCCCTACCATATGAGTAACTCAAGGttgttttattcaaaaccaTGCTCCCCCGAGGAGCAGTACTATCCATCAAGGCCATACCATACAGAGGGTCGTCGTCGCCCGAGAATGTCGCAGGCCTTTTCAGATGACTGGTATCGCTCAAGTATATCTGGATACTCTAACCAGTCCTCTCAGCTCACACCACCAAGAGTAAGGCAAGACCCCAGTATACCTCCGTGGTTTACTAACAGCTGTTTGGAGACAAATAAACTAGGCGCAGAGGTCAGAAACCACTCAAAATCTTGGGACAATATTCTATATCCAAGGCACGAAAGGGAGCAATCAGTACCACGTGGACGAAGCTATGAAAACTTGTTTCATCAAGCGAAACAAGCCGCATCCTTTGATGTTACATCTCAGCCTGTTATTCTTAACCTCTCAAGTTCACCAAGGCGCTATGCTGCCCTTTCGCTCTCTGAAAGCTCATTAGAAAGGGGTTCAAGCAATCCGTGGAGGAATACCAAGAGCGGGCACTGGTTTGTAACGCCTGAGATCACCATAACAGATAATGACATATCTGCAGGCAACAGAAAGCGGCGAGATGTGCACACTGTCAGCTGGGATATGTTGGACGGTGAAAAGAAACCATCTCAGAGAGTATTGCCTCCTCAGCAGCCACAAAATACACCGGACATAAccaaagagaggaaacacaacaacTTCTCCCTCCAGCAGAGTCTAGAGCAACTGGACGAACTCTTGGCTGATTTGGTGATTGATTACAAACCACCAACTAGCAGAAGATCAAGCGTTGACCTTTTAGACCAGCTGAAACAACTAATTACTGAAGATGACGACAAAGACAGAGAATCTTCGGGTattgaaaactacaacacaCAACTCCCGTCCTCCAAATCCAGTCCAGACACAATCAAGGACCCTGATAGTGGATGTGATGCTTTCCAAAGGAGTGCAGAAGAATGTTCTCCAGACCATAGCACAGACGAAGATGACACTATGGTGTGTGCTAACAAAAAGTGCAACCGGGTCGAGAGTATGTTCAATGCCTGCTTGTACTTCAAATCATGTCACAGTTGCTATACATTTTACTGTTCACGAAACTGTCGCAGGGATGACTGGGAGTCCCATAAAGAGACCTGTCTGTATGGCCGGGTAACCAGTGTGTGCCGACACTCTCTTAAGTTCTGCAGAGAGAATTCAGAGATCCACAAAGCCTTCTCTCGCGTTGCTAAAGCTGGCTACCTGTCCAGGGGGAGAGGAGTTCTCTTTCTGGGTTTTGCTAATCCAGAGACTGCTGACAACTTCCTCCAAGTTGGGCTTGAGAGCCTTCTCATGTCTCCCACATACCTATCTCTCAGAGAGCTGGATGGCTTTAAAGACAACCTAGGCGAATACTGCAAGGAACTGCAACAGGCAGGTAATGAGTATGACCCCAATGAATGTTTCCTTCTGAATGTATCTGTAGCTGTTGGTGAACTAGTGCCTAACAGACCTTCACCAAGGGTCCAAGCACCAACAGTTCGAAAATATGCAAAGGTGTCGCTGGCCTCCTCAAGCCCTGACAAAAAGGTACTCAGGAAGGATAGTGAAATGGAAACCCTCATCCTCACTCCGCCTCCAGGCACACCGGACATTGACAAAGAAGGGGAGAAGGGGAGGAAAGCCAGAGAGGTGTGCTTTGTCAACATTCAGCGGGAGCTCAGGACGAGAGGAGTCTTCCTACGACACGAGTATCCCAAAATCTATAATCAGCTGTGTGAGTTTGTAGAGAGCAACAAAAGGTTCACTCCAACTACGATTTACCCAATAGATCGGAGAACAGGTAAACAGTTTATGTGCATGATCATGGCTGCGTCCGAGCCAAGAACACTGGACTGGGTGGGTACCCCTCACCTCTTGGATGATATTATATAG